From Dehalococcoidales bacterium, the proteins below share one genomic window:
- a CDS encoding methyltransferase domain-containing protein: protein MEEIKLHLGCGNIRIDGFINIDVNYLPNVDVVDNVRHLRKFKEDTVDLIYASNVLEHLGRWEYKPALQRWYELLKKGGILRLSVPDFEAVCQYYMETKDLETLYPALYAGQDNPQNFHYWCWDFPMLKKDLESVGFINVRRYDRSKTEHAHVRDWSLNYIPYRDENNNILPDEEWFNGTPIAMNVEAEK, encoded by the coding sequence ATGGAAGAAATTAAGTTACACCTTGGTTGCGGCAACATAAGAATTGACGGCTTTATCAACATTGACGTAAATTATCTGCCTAATGTTGATGTCGTCGATAATGTCAGGCATCTCAGGAAATTTAAGGAAGACACCGTCGACCTAATCTATGCAAGCAACGTACTGGAGCACCTGGGACGCTGGGAATATAAACCGGCGCTGCAAAGATGGTATGAGTTACTGAAAAAAGGCGGCATCCTGAGACTCAGCGTTCCGGATTTTGAAGCGGTATGCCAGTACTACATGGAGACCAAAGACCTGGAGACCTTGTACCCGGCGCTATATGCGGGACAGGATAATCCACAGAACTTTCATTACTGGTGCTGGGACTTCCCCATGCTGAAAAAGGACCTGGAATCAGTAGGGTTCATCAATGTAAGAAGGTATGACCGCAGTAAAACGGAACACGCTCACGTGCGCGACTGGAGCCTGAACTACATCCCTTATCGCGATGAAAACAATAACATCCTGCCCGATGAAGAATGGTTCAACGGTACGCCGATCGCGATGAACGTTGAAGCCGAGAAGTGA